Within the Acinonyx jubatus isolate Ajub_Pintada_27869175 chromosome E4, VMU_Ajub_asm_v1.0, whole genome shotgun sequence genome, the region ctctgtgctgacactgtggagcctgtttgggattctccctctctccctctctctctctctgcccctcccccactctcccatgtgcatgcatgctctcactctctcaaaataagtacagtttaaaaaaaaaagaagttctttcGAGcctggaaaaggaaagggagtgaagaaaagaaaattattagcaaagaacaCATTGTTTTAAGCAAGGTCATCCTCCTAAGGGGAATGGAAGGGGTCTGGCAATAAATTTCCTCATGCTGACCAGGAAGTTCCATGTTGACAGtttaaaggttacattcctgggAAGATTGAAACTGCAGTCAGGTTatgtattaagtcttggtttgctgatgtggggccttaacataagtgactccatctgggtcctgtgattttctttttaacaatacagtggaatattattcaaccttaaaaaggaaggaaatctatCCTGTCACATGCTGTACTGTAGGTGAACctccttgaggacattatgttaaataagccagtcactagaaaacaaatactatatgattcttcttaaatgaggtatctaaagtagtcaaattcataaaaacaaagtagaatggtggatATCAGGggctagagggagagaaaaagaagaattgtttaatgggtatagagtttcagatctggaagatgaaaagttgtagaggggcgcccgggtggcttagtcctttgagcgtcccacttcagcttaggtcatgatctcaaggttcacgggtttgagcccagcgtcaggttctgtgctgacagctcagagcctagagcctacttccatttctgtgtctccctctctctctgccctcccctgctcacactctgtctctctgtctcaaaaataaataaaatatttaaaaaaattttttaaattaataaaactaaaagaaaagttGTAGAGATATGTTTCATAActgctgaactgtacacttaaaaattattaaagtggtaaattttatgtgattttgtcacaaaaaaaaaatttttttacgtaACTTATATGCCCCACATTTGGCagacttgaactcaaaaccctgagattaggagtcacatgctcttctgactgagccagccaggtacccctaattagtcaaatttttaaaaaggattgcCCAGTGGTGCTGAAAACCAACTGAAGCTGAGTCATAAATTTCTCATACCACCATTCAACTAGGTTATGGAAATTTCTTCCTAGGTACAGTCTTCAACCAGAACACAGGTTCAAGAACACAAACAATTGGATTGCTCTGGGTTTGAAGATTAGCAGATTAGATGGAGCAAAGGGTAGGAGTAGAAGGAGTCAAAGTTGCTGGCAGAAAAGTACATGACCTGGTGGTTTCAGGACTTTGTGAATTgggtaaaaaaagaaagctcaacAATGTTGCAGTGTTTACCAGCAGGCCTGGTACCTGGACCACTGCTAAATTAACCATGTTTTCAGAATGTATATATTCTAATTCCAAAGAGTCCAATGACTTGACCTGGCCTCAACATCTTCTTgatgcattttgtttttcctattacTGAATTTAGAAATGGAATGCATTATACATATTTGCAAAATTGCAGTTCAACACTCTTAGGCAAGCCACACAGGAAGACATATTGCTAGATGGTTGCTTAATAAGCCTAAAATCAGAAGTTGGAGACTTGATTTATCCTTCTTATTCTTGATAGGTCTTTCAGTTTAGGTAGTATCACGtaggaaacctttttttttcccatctcttttcaattgctttctttccctatgtgtgacataaattttaaagtattgtcATGTCATGACATGAAAACCGTCCTCTATTGGGCTAACCACTAGAAGAGTATAATCCTAGTATAGAAATAATCCCCTGCTATAGGGATAATCCCCTGCTATAGGGATAATCCCCTACTATGGGGATAATCTTACCAATGAGATGATAATTTTGTATCTGCTTAGCCATAACTCCATTGGATGGGGTTTGAATGGGCACTGCCATCAACTGTCTTTAGCTGTTTCCTTATTTCCAGCTAAGGTTACCCTTCTACTTCTTGCCCTAAACAGAGTGCTAAAACAAATTATTCAAATACATTACATTCCAACCCCATGTTAATGAAATTACACCCAATGTCACAATTGGTCTTTGGACTATATCCCAGTCTTCTTTTTGGCTCTCCTACTTCTGCAGAAAGCTGATCAGATCTATTAGTTATAGATATTAAAGTCTCAAAGGGAAGCGTGTTTCCATTTTAGGTAGTGGGACATGTTCTGAAGCAATCCGCCAGTCCCTGCTGTGTGCTCAGCACCATGATTAACTAACTGTACACAAGAGTAAAATCTGACCCGTGCCCTTTAGGGAACTCATTCTATTTGAGAACAGTCACTGTACACAACTCTCTTGCCATGTAGTAGACTTTAGGTACTCTACTTGAAATAGATAAGGATGTTTGAGGGCCCAGCAGAAGGGAATGTTGTTTTTCCTGGAGAAATCTGAGAAAACCTCAGAATAGTGGTACAGTGTATCTTCCTTTATGTGCataatctttttcttctcaaCCATCCTCAACTTCATTCCCAatccataaattaaaattttaaaataaatttagaataaattttaaaatatgactattAAAGCACTGGACAGGAAAGATAGCGTCATCCAATGGATCCAATGGGCTGAACACTAGAAGAGAAATTACACCTGCAAGTTTCTCTTTAATGAACCACTCATGTCTGCTTTAGTAAGGTTTTTTTGTACTGACAGAGTCTGAAGAAGAATCAGATTAAATGCACAGGCCACCTCCAACAGCGGTCTCTACTTTGCAATTTGGGATTTTCCTGGTAATGACATTTATCATTAAATTTGGCTTATTTTCTGTTCTCTAGTGGTGCATCAGTTGCATCACTTCAAGTGCTACTGTCAGTAGTTTGTTGCTACTCTCATTATCTAACTGAAGGTGCATATAATAAGTCACTTATTCCAAGTGatattgtaatttataataaatatgtatttggtctttgcTCAGCTtctggcacagagttcctaaCACTCTTGGAATTCTCTGTGATGAGAGCAATAAAGGTGTCTCTGGTTACATGAATGAGGTGGCTTTTAGAATGCAACtaatcgaggggcgcctgggtggctctgtgggttaagcatccaactttggttcaggtcatgatctcatgctctgtgagtttgaccccacatcgggctctgtgctgacagctcagagcctggagcctgcttcagattctgtgtctccctctctctctgcctctctctctctctcaaaaataagtaagcatttaaaaaattaaaaagaatgcaaCTAAGGAtgagggctggttgccaggagaaccaaccacatgattagagggttggaactttcagtcctacTCGACCTCCACccctggagagggaggaggaactggaggttgaatcagtcaCCAGAGGTCAGTGATTTAATCAATGGTGCCTCTACGGGGAAGCCTCTATTAAAACCCAAAAAGGCAGGTTTCAGAGAGCTTCCATGTTGATGAACATGTGGCAGTCTGGGGAGAGTGGTGCCCCGGTGCTGGGAGAAGATGTGGAAACCATaagccctgtctctgtctctgatgctatgcatctcttccacctggctgttcctgagtaATATCCTCTTACAATAAACCGGTGATCTAGTAAATAAAtagtttctctgagttctgtgagctgctctagcaaattaatcaaccCAAGAAGGGAATCATTGGAACCCCCAGCCTGTAGCCAGTGAGCCAGAaacacaggtgacaacctgggctTCTGACTGGCATCTAAAGTTGGAGGAGGTGGAGTAGTCttataggactgagcccttaacctgtggaatctgattcTGTCTCCAGGTAGATAGCATCAGAGTTGAGTAGAATTGTGGGACACACAGCTGGTATCAGAGAATTGCTTGCTGATGTGGGGAAACCCCCACACCCACATATCAGAATTGTGACTAGACCCACAAtggtcttatttcttcttttaaaggcCCGACATGCAGCAGAAATAGGAGCCGATGGCATCGCTGTCATTGCGCCTTTCTTTCTCAAGCCATGGAACAAAGGTAAGTAGACAGTCCAAACACATGGCGCCTCACACGGGCCGCTTCTTTTTGCCTTCATTCAAAATGGTTACACTGAACTCGTGAAAGTAAAGTTTTATGGACTGACAGTGTGCAGTTGCAGTAGTATACAGCAGTATACTTGGCCAGGATATTTGGCCTCCCTGGATCCATGTGAGAAAATACTCCTTTGAGAAGGGCTTCAACTCCTTTGCCAAACAATCTGATTGGGTCATCATCCaccaagccccgtgtcagcctaTAGGTGCCTGTTTGAGTCAGGTGTTCACTCCTAGTCCAGCCGGTTTTGCAGAGTGTCAGAGTAACATGGCAAAACATGGGACCGGTTTTCTCAAAACAGAGGAATATAAGTGATGGGCACCTTGAGAATACACGTTCTATTCAAGATTGAATGAGTTATGAATTTGAGGGAgatttcacagaaacatccatTGTCTCCCAAAATAACAAGTTAattgctttctccttctctgctttctctatGGAAACTACTTGTGGTTTCCAAGTATACTGAGTCTTTTTAATCCTCCTGAttaacaaagaaatgcaaattttgaaaAGATTGAAAACAGACAATCCATGATTGCATGCATGATTAAATAAATGCATAgctagggaagcctgggtggctcagtcggttaagcatccgacttaggctcaggtcatgatcccacagttggtgagttggagcccccacttgggctctgtgctgacagctcagagcctggagcctgcttcagattctctccctctctctgcccctcccctgcttgtgctctatctctctctctctctctcaaaaataaataaatgttaaaaaaaaaaaaaattttttttaaatctctttcccaCTAGCCAAAGTGCAAGCAAGTCTGCTAGATTTATTTATCATCTGTAGTAATGTTGCAGTTGAAGCTCACAGTGGATGATGTAGGAAATTGCAACTTCTCAGTAAAGTAGAGTGAGTTCTCTTCTGCCATATCTGGATTTCTCCCCAAACAGGGAAAGAACCAGCCTCTGGTTGAATTATTGTGAGATATGCCTCTATTCTTATAACTTCCCTCTTTAAGCAAATGTTGTTTACCTCTTTGTTGTAGAATTTTCTCAGTTAAAACTTGATGATTCTGATCCTAATGCAGATTCCTTGTTGTTCCCTGACCACGTTTAACCCTTGTGGGGAAAGAGCATAAAAGTCTTCTTGATGGGCTTCTGGCTTTTATGAGAGTATTTCATGATCTTCTCTTAATACCTGGGAGGGTTTGCACCagttttttaatagtattttagtATGGTACGAAAGTGATCACCTTATTTTGGCCTTTctccagaaaggaaaataaaactttgaatgGAACAAGCTGCAATGACATTGCCGTAACAATCTCAGGGATGGTAAAAGTGATCAAGAATTTTCAGCTGCTGAGAGGGATGGTTGCATTTCATTAAAtggttcttttgtgtgtgtgtgtgtgtgtttagcagGGAAAGCCAGCGTTTTATATGCTTGTTCACACCACGGCTTTTCCTGCTCTTCTTTCAGATGTCTTGATTAATTTCCTAAAGGAGGTGGCTGCTGCGGCCCCAgcattgccattttattactatCACATTCCTGCCTTGACGGGGGTAAAGAGTAAGTGTGGCCTCTTTCAATGTTTCTGTCCCTCCATCCCATATCTTACCCTGTTTCACTAAGAAAACTCCCACTCCATGCCACTCCACCCCACATCATCAAAGCATAATATTTTTGACCAGACAGTTCCAGTTGATCCACAATAAGTCAGTGTTATACATCGTTGACACTTCCTTATAATGGAAGTTTTTAAGTGTGAAAGACGAGCTGACACGTAGGCACTTCTAGCAGATATGTTGTGTCTATCGCACACACCCCTGCTTCTTATATGAGAAGACACAAGCCTCTAAGACTCTCAAGGAGAAAGACTGTGTCTACCTTGTCTTCTACCATATTCTCAGTGCGGTAGGTACTGAGGTACCCTGAGCCCTCCTCACTTCTCTCCTGGCTTTTCTTTTATCGTTACTATGCTTCTCCAACAAGGAGATTGTTACAATTAGATGACATTTCTTAGGGgcttattttttagatttcattcctttctacttccttaaaagaaaaaagtagaagttGCGCCTTGGAAACATGCACGTGTTGTCTTCAAAGAACAGAAGGTTTGGGGCTGTAATTTGACAAGTGTACAGGAACTACTAGGTGAGGGTGCGTGACGTCCAGCTGAGAACAGGTCTGGCACTCTGTGCAGATGCAGGGAGACCTACAAGATGCGGTTTGGCATCTTCTGGAGTGTGCAGATTAGTGAGGCATTGACTGTTTTGAGCAGTTCGTGCTGAGGAATTGCTGGACGGGATTCAGGAGAAGATCCCCACCTTCCAAGGGCTGAAGTTCAGTGACACAGATCTCTTAGACTTCGGGCAATGTGTTGATCAGAATCGCGAGCGGCAGTTTGCTTTCCTTTTTGGGGTGGATGAGGTAAGTCGCTCACTTGTCAGGTTAGTTGCCCTCTGGAACCATTTATAAAGCTGTAGAGCAGCAGCCTCTCGCTTTCTCTTGTTCATAAAAGCGAatactctgtgtctgtttttgacTAGCAACTACTGAGTGCTCTGGTGATGGGAGCGACGGGAGCGGTGGGCAGGTAAGCATGACGCATTTTTCCCAACAGTTATAAATGTCAAGTCCCCCAGGGAGAGGTAGTCACCACCTAATTGGTTATACTTCTTGCACAGACACCGTTTTTAATACAAATTGCCTTTCTTTCCCCCAGTCTTTCAGTACAAAGGAATTAAGTAGGGCATAGCAGTTTGTTAGCAACCCAATCATTGTTCCTATAAGCCTCTGCTGCAATCAGAGGTGAGGCACCAGAGCCAAGAGCATGCACAGAACCCGTCAGAAATTATTTAGTTACTAGTAACAGAAACCCATTCAAAGGAGCTAATGTAGACAAAGATAAGGTATAAACTACTGGAAAATTACATAAAACTCAAGAGGAGGAAGTGCAGCCAGGCCTCAGAGAAGATGAGAACCCAGAACTGCAAATCTCTCAGCAGCCACAGCAGAGCACTCTCCTGTCTGTGGCCCTCTGGAGACTCTCGCCCTTGTGTCTCTCTGCGCACCCCTCTATTTCCCCTCTGGCTCTCCACGTGGGCTTGCTGTGCGTCAGCGTGTGCACATGGCCAATCGTGGCTGCCCAAGCATGGCACCTCAGGGTGTCACCAGATCGCACCTCCTGTTCAGTTTGCCTGAAGTCCAGTCACCTGCAGCCAAGAAAGTAGAATTATGTGGCCTGATGCCTACTTTAGACAGGCTAGGGAAGGCAGGAAATTCGATTAGCATGTCCACTGCACATGGTAACCTAATTTATTAGAAAAATGCCTACAAGGGATTGATTGAAATAATTTGTATTCACTGAAAGTACATTTCCTCCGTATAGGAAAAGTGTAGGGAGAAGCAAAGTAATATTGATAACATGTCTTGGTGAGTGTGGCTTTGATGAAGAATAATTAAgttgggagctcctgggtggcttagtcgtttaagcatctgactctcgatttcagctcaggtcatgatctcatggtttcatgagtttgagccccatgacaggctctgtgctgacagtgcagatcctgcttaggattctctgtctccctctctctctgcccctaccccactcgcgatgtctgtctgtctgtttgtctgtctgtctctctctctctctctcttaaataaataaataaacaaataaataaataaataaataacttaaaaatttatttaaaaggaaagaataattaaGTTGGATAATTTAATGGCTTATTCACCAAGTCAGGATGGCCAGAAATATCCATTGTCACTACAGGGACATTTCTGCCAAGGAGACCTGAATGCCTGGATATGCTGGCTGTgaaattcttacttttttctgctgtaaattcttacttttttgacttttgtttttttgggccCCCATTTGGCATTTTTAATTCTGTCAACATAATCTGGAGGCAAAGTACATTTGGTtagactttatttcttcttcactatAATCACATTCTCTCTAACCAAATATGCCTAAGACCCCTGGGATTTGAATTTTAGTATTCTGAAACTCCCCTGACGTTCACGTACATATCGTGACCTAGAAGTGTTCCACATCTGTAAGTGACTTATCTCagctattatgttttatttttccttactttaTGACCAGAAGTTAATGTGGAACTTCACATTCTTGGAATCCCTTGCTGCTCATTCCAGGGTCTACATATATGAAGTACCAACAACATTCTGTTCTTCATATaccaagataaatatatttttctgatacTGACTTAACTCTATGAGAAGTTGCTCGACACTGGGGAAGCATCCTTGTTAAGAATTTCTGTAAACATCTACCTTGCCGATTTCTCTAAAAATTCAGTGATTAGTctaagatatttgtctttattggtagctagagactttttttttccagcctacACTCTATCAGATCAAAGGACTTATTCTCACTTTTATGTTTGCTGAATTGTAATAGATGGTGGTGTGAGGTGGTGAAAGCCTTTGCCACAACTCTGTAGCCTTCTTTAAGCCGGAGTTTTTTCACAGTGAAACAGAAGCCAGGCTTACCCTGCAGGGCTTTGAGAGGATTAGACATGATTTATGTCATGCACCTGGAAAACAATAGACAGTAAATGATCTcttgttttattatctttattaacattattattagaAACTACCTTCTAGATAATATATGAATTAAGCATATATATTACAGGTAGTGTATAAACTGGGCAGAGAATTTAGACAATCTGCTGGGATTTGCCCCATTCACCCAGTTCTTCAGCATAAGAGTTCAAGGCCTCAGCTCAGATGCTATATTTTATCCACAGCTCTTGGCTAGCATTGTGCCTGCACATGTGCCCTGAGGCAGGTGTTGGCCTCATTTACTCCCTACCAAATACACTAACTCCATCtctcacttttttcccttttcttctaactttatcattttccatttttcttccttttctttatcccCTTTGGTGTTCTGTGCCTCCTCTTGGCACTGCTTAGTGTTGCTACAAAACTCAGAACTGAAGACACCTGATCTCTAATAGATTAGGGCCAAAAAATACACTTCTGGAAGGCCtggtatatttttcccttttaagcgTCAAAGGGATTGGAAGAACCTCTCCCGCTGAGTTATTGATCTTGCAGTGTATACTGTTTTCTTTCTAGTACCTATAACTACctgggaaaaaagacaaaccagatGTTGGAGGCTTTTGAACAAAAGGACTTCTCTTCAGCCCTGAACCATCAGGTTAACTTGATTTTCCCTTCATATAAATCACAGCCACTTTTCTTTCCACTGGataattcttattctttctcatcAGCACTCCTACCTTACCTGCCCTTGTTAAAATTGCCCAGCtgcctctctcttcattttccttctgcttcttacCTGTTCTTGTTTAAAACCAAACCTGTCCCCATTGTCTGTGTTCCCTGCAAGCTAATCAGGACCGTCCCTGTACGGGAAtgatctctctctgttcctcctacAAACGATCTTTTACTCTATGTTCAAAGTATTTTTGTGAGTATGAAATAACAGTGATAGATTTCTGGGAAAAATGTGACCAAATGCTGTCCCCTTGAGGACCTGACACCCAAGTCTCCAGAGTTTATGAAGAAGCTGTGAAGCTGGTAACCCCAAAATGGgaagacttgagctgaagtcagagccagTCAGTCACCTTCACTTGCAGTGTGCTGAGAACTGGTGGAAGCATCCACCAAGCAGAAACAAGAGCCTAGTGAGTGATCTAAAAGGAGACACTGGCTTTGAACTAGGAAGAGAAAAGCAGCAGGAGATGATGCTTTACAGGGAGGACCCCGGGGGGATAGTGGCCACTGTTAAAGCTACATGGAGGACAGGCCAGCTGTCCAGAGAATGAAGAGACTCCTGAAGGGCAGAACCAATCTCGCAGCTGGGTAATATGTGTACTCGACACAAGTGGAATGGGATGGAAAGAAAGAGCGTAGGCACAAGAGAAGGACTTGGCCTCCGAAATAGTAAATAATCAAAGTGACTGAGTGGAGTATAATAAAGTGACGGAGTAGAGTATCCCAAGAAAATAAGCTGAATGAAAGGCATAGGCAAGatcagagcaggtgctcagtccCAATAAGATTCAGATAAGGAATCTTTTTTAACAAGACAGGCTGCCTTTAGGGAAATTAGAGATTATAGAGCAGAAGTGCAGAACATCCTGGAGGTTACAGGGAGAGGGGGTGACCTGAGCTCCAAGTCAGAGAGAATGTGAGGTAGCAGTTGCCAGGAATGATTAATTCCCCACCTTTTAGACCTGAACATTGAGCGATCCTAAATCTACTTCCTATTTCAAGTTTAAATAGCTGATTTAATAGTTGCCTTTGTTCAGCCTCAGATCACGTGAAGCTGAGAACAAGAACAGGGTAGGGACTTAGGAAGCTTTGCCAACTAAACCAAACATTGACAAGACTTTGGTTTAAATTAAGATAAGAAGTCTGTCTGAATTGTGCagactttgcctttttttttttttttttttttttgcaccgatggttattttctttttccttagtttcCCAGTGAAAGTTATTTCTGAAAATTCCAATCTGTTCTAAGCTGAATGACAGGGAAACCATATGATGGAGTAGACAGTAAAACAGCTGTGATAGGAGCCCTTCCATTTAGTGGTTTCTTTCATTGACTGGTCCggtttccatctctttcttttcccccattaGTCCCACTCAAAATAATATTGGTAAGGAATTTAGTTTACCACattctctgttttattcttaTAGAAGGCTAGTGTGAGTGGgtctcatttactcatttatttatatgccAAGGGCTGGGCCAAGTGCATAACTTCATTAATACTGGTCTCTGCTCTAAGGGAATATATAATCAAGTGAAGAAGCAAAAAGTTAGGGcagaatttattcattctaaTGGACTTAAATGCCATCTGTTATATTTACATAAGTGAAATGACACACGTACAGAGATGTTCCGTACAACCTTGTTTATAAtaccaaaagatggaaacaacccaaatatccatccatAAGGAAATGGTTAAATGCATTGTGTTTGAGTTACACAATGGAATTCTATGCAGCCCTTAAAAGGGTGAAATAGTTTTCTATGTACAGGCCTGGAAATATTCCAtgatatattaaatgtaaaaaagcagCAGGGTATAGAGTCATGAATGTGATGTGCTACAGTTTGtgtgagagggagaaaagaacataaatacaTACGCGTTTGTAAGGTTCTGGGTGTTAAAATTTCATTCTGCACAGAATTTTCTGTTACTAGACCATATACAGTTGATGAAAACAACATAAGAGTAAAATGTTACTGAAAAGGCATCTCTTCATGAGACGGATGGAGTCTTTTTCTTATGAATTAGTTCACAAATTCTTGGATGAATATTACTTAATGCTAGCATGA harbors:
- the NPL gene encoding N-acetylneuraminate lyase isoform X2, yielding MASRKKKLQGLVAATITPMTEHGEINFSVIGQYVDYLVEEQGVKNIFVNGTTGEGLSLSVSERRQVAEEWMTKGRNKLDQVVIHVGALSLKESQELARHAAEIGADGIAVIAPFFLKPWNKDVLINFLKEVAAAAPALPFYYYHIPALTGVKIRAEELLDGIQEKIPTFQGLKFSDTDLLDFGQCVDQNRERQFAFLFGVDEQLLSALVMGATGAVGSFAFRDLSTLCSNLVLECRRRKPS